Proteins found in one Campylobacter concisus genomic segment:
- a CDS encoding fatty acid--CoA ligase, translating to MRYSYNNFYEILTKAAKENPNQVVLFEEKEKLKYRELKQNVDKVAAYLQLAGVKFGDKVAMAVTNSKEFIISYLAITAIGGIAVPMNTFLKVNEFEYIINDCGAKVLFASSSLAKELIALNELEILRKIIWIGAIPKKLQSASKDEYIDTDEEYGESAYLTSTPQISKEDMSKGYENNGLVKNINFIETLNHKYALSITKYPVIDDLMHIIYTSGTTGKPKGAMISYKNIFSNLIGAHDRFIVKKSDRFIVFLPMFHSFTLTAMVLLPIFASASMVLVKSVFPFSNVLKQTLLKRVTVFLGIPAIYTAIGKAKIPWYFRWFNRIRLFVSGAAPLAKQTIDDFRVKFPRATLVEGYGLSECSPVVAANLYDKQKLLSVGPVLDGYEVKIVNDEMMELPVGQIGEIIVKGDCVMQGYYGMPSITDETIINGWLKTGDLGKVDEEGFIYIVDRKKDLIISKGINIYPREIEEVIYKLEAVEATAVIGVKDVHADEEVVAFIQVKEGMDLDEKTVREHLKKNLANFKIPKSIYFAEELPRNATGKVLKRVLKEQIEQMKDKF from the coding sequence ATGCGATACTCTTATAATAATTTTTATGAAATTTTAACCAAAGCAGCAAAGGAAAATCCAAATCAAGTAGTTCTTTTTGAAGAAAAAGAGAAGCTAAAATATCGCGAATTAAAGCAAAATGTCGATAAAGTGGCAGCTTATTTGCAGCTTGCTGGAGTAAAATTTGGCGATAAAGTAGCTATGGCGGTTACAAACTCGAAAGAATTTATCATCTCATACCTTGCGATAACCGCAATAGGCGGTATCGCAGTGCCTATGAATACTTTTTTAAAAGTAAATGAGTTTGAATATATCATAAATGATTGCGGCGCAAAGGTGCTTTTTGCGTCTAGCTCGCTTGCAAAAGAGTTAATCGCATTAAATGAGCTTGAAATTTTAAGAAAGATAATCTGGATCGGAGCAATACCAAAGAAGCTTCAAAGTGCTTCAAAAGATGAATATATAGACACTGATGAAGAGTATGGCGAGAGCGCGTATCTTACTTCAACACCTCAAATTTCAAAAGAGGATATGAGTAAGGGCTATGAAAATAATGGCCTTGTTAAAAACATAAATTTTATAGAAACTCTAAATCATAAATACGCTCTTAGTATCACAAAGTATCCGGTAATAGATGATTTAATGCATATAATTTACACTTCAGGCACTACTGGCAAGCCAAAAGGCGCGATGATAAGCTATAAAAATATCTTTTCAAATTTAATTGGAGCCCATGATCGTTTTATAGTGAAAAAAAGCGATCGTTTCATAGTCTTTTTACCGATGTTTCATAGTTTTACACTAACTGCAATGGTGTTGCTTCCGATATTTGCGAGTGCTTCGATGGTTCTTGTAAAGTCAGTATTTCCATTTTCAAATGTGTTAAAACAAACCTTGTTAAAGCGTGTAACTGTATTTTTAGGAATCCCAGCCATCTATACAGCTATCGGTAAGGCAAAAATTCCTTGGTATTTTAGATGGTTTAACCGCATTAGATTATTTGTAAGTGGTGCAGCTCCGCTTGCAAAGCAGACGATAGATGACTTTAGAGTGAAATTTCCACGCGCAACACTTGTTGAAGGATATGGCCTTAGCGAATGCTCGCCAGTCGTAGCTGCAAATTTATATGATAAACAAAAGCTTTTAAGTGTAGGGCCTGTACTTGATGGCTATGAGGTAAAGATCGTAAATGATGAGATGATGGAGCTTCCAGTTGGCCAGATCGGTGAGATCATTGTAAAGGGCGACTGCGTCATGCAAGGCTACTATGGTATGCCAAGCATCACTGATGAGACCATAATAAACGGCTGGTTAAAGACCGGAGATCTTGGAAAAGTCGATGAAGAGGGCTTTATCTATATCGTTGATCGTAAAAAAGACCTTATCATATCAAAGGGCATTAACATCTATCCACGTGAGATCGAAGAGGTTATTTACAAACTTGAAGCAGTCGAAGCAACAGCGGTAATTGGCGTAAAAGACGTACATGCCGATGAAGAGGTCGTCGCTTTCATACAAGTAAAAGAGGGCATGGATCTTGATGAAAAAACAGTAAGAGAGCATTTGAAGAAAAATTTAGCGAATTTCAAGATACCAAAGAGTATCTATTTTGCCGAAGAGTTGCCTAGAAATGCTACTGGCAAGGTGCTAAAACGTGTATTAAAAGAGCAAATAGAGCAGATGAAGGATAAATTTTAG
- a CDS encoding ATP-binding protein, protein MKYLLDFLNQDLKKSKIYELIKCGDEEGEILKYLSKAYVQGTANMSVFELLGAVFGTQNDKQLLYLKFIKNLLDSGWIVQNYSLFKIPESTQRASAQGLLSLLHSEISLSATFLKILEDGNADINLPELALYEDHLEYLKDQFLKVELYSKAAIFGDGSSDAKKRINEQISELTKRINERVKLSKISLKIEQIFKENSLDEKEQIIFLALLKEEYAGDFENGRDLNTLVELISKDELERIKNRTLLEEGSRLIEGALIDYDEVLNAYGNVSKSFFINEEILQSIMHPKNDKNSKKIKIESLVKEQEIFELIEPVTSLEDVVLNEKTKQLLSTILKQVDKKVLARLSSWGIKTRKNIDAKIIFYGEPGTGKTMSAVGLAKSLKKQILSFDCSKILSKYVGESEQNVRKIFDTYKEICKKSGSEPVLLLNEADQFLSTRVESSSGAEKMHNQMQNIFLEQIERFEGVLIATTNFLQSLDVAFSRRFDYKIEFKKPDYNGRLAIWRKILPENASFEDGFSVERLAEFNLSGAQIVLALKNTALKVAIKDDGIFTFEDFKTTIERELNSSFGEDKKMGFGS, encoded by the coding sequence GTGAAATACTTGCTTGATTTTTTAAACCAGGACCTCAAAAAAAGTAAAATTTACGAGCTGATAAAGTGCGGCGATGAAGAGGGAGAAATTTTAAAATATCTAAGTAAAGCTTATGTGCAAGGAACGGCTAATATGAGCGTTTTTGAGCTACTTGGAGCAGTCTTTGGCACGCAAAATGATAAGCAGCTTTTGTATCTAAAATTTATAAAAAACTTGCTTGATAGCGGTTGGATTGTACAAAATTATAGTCTTTTTAAAATACCTGAGAGCACGCAAAGGGCTTCAGCTCAAGGGCTTCTTTCGTTGCTTCATTCTGAAATTTCTCTATCAGCCACATTTTTAAAAATTCTTGAAGATGGCAACGCTGACATAAATTTACCAGAGCTTGCGCTATATGAGGATCATTTGGAGTATTTAAAAGATCAGTTTTTAAAAGTAGAGCTTTACTCAAAGGCTGCTATTTTTGGCGATGGCTCAAGTGATGCAAAAAAGCGCATAAATGAGCAAATTTCTGAGCTTACAAAGCGAATCAACGAGCGCGTAAAACTAAGCAAGATCAGCCTAAAGATAGAGCAAATTTTTAAAGAAAACTCACTTGACGAAAAAGAGCAGATTATATTTTTAGCCCTTTTAAAAGAGGAGTACGCGGGAGATTTTGAAAATGGCCGCGACCTAAACACGCTAGTTGAGCTAATAAGCAAAGACGAGCTTGAACGCATCAAAAATCGTACTCTTTTAGAGGAGGGCTCAAGGCTCATCGAAGGCGCGCTAATCGACTACGACGAGGTTTTAAACGCTTATGGCAACGTAAGCAAGAGCTTTTTTATAAATGAAGAAATTTTGCAAAGCATAATGCACCCAAAAAATGACAAAAATAGCAAGAAAATCAAGATCGAAAGCCTGGTAAAAGAGCAAGAAATTTTTGAGCTCATTGAGCCAGTAACGAGCCTAGAAGACGTCGTGCTAAACGAAAAGACAAAGCAGCTTTTAAGCACGATACTAAAGCAAGTCGATAAAAAAGTGCTTGCTAGACTTAGCAGCTGGGGCATAAAAACTAGAAAAAACATAGACGCTAAGATCATCTTTTACGGCGAGCCTGGCACTGGTAAGACGATGAGCGCCGTTGGGCTTGCAAAGAGCCTAAAGAAGCAAATTTTAAGCTTTGACTGTTCAAAAATTTTAAGCAAATATGTCGGCGAGAGCGAGCAAAATGTAAGGAAAATTTTTGATACTTACAAAGAAATTTGCAAAAAAAGTGGCAGCGAGCCAGTGCTCTTACTAAACGAGGCCGATCAGTTTTTAAGCACAAGAGTAGAGAGCTCGAGCGGGGCTGAAAAGATGCATAATCAAATGCAAAATATCTTTTTAGAGCAGATCGAGCGCTTTGAGGGCGTGCTTATCGCAACGACAAATTTCTTACAAAGCCTTGATGTGGCGTTTTCTAGAAGATTTGACTATAAGATCGAGTTTAAAAAGCCTGATTATAACGGCAGGCTCGCCATTTGGCGTAAAATTTTGCCTGAAAATGCGAGCTTTGAAGATGGCTTTAGCGTTGAAAGACTGGCTGAGTTTAACCTAAGTGGCGCGCAGATCGTCCTCGCGCTAAAAAACACCGCTTTGAAAGTGGCGATAAAAGATGATGGGATTTTTACCTTTGAGGACTTCAAAACCACGATAGAGCGCGAGCTAAACTCAAGCTTTGGCGAGGATAAAAAGATGGGATTTGGCTCTTAA